The DNA region tttttatcttgtatatgtatttattctaaaaaacaaatttatatcaaattttaatattacgatagatgtttatgtaatattcatatttcttatattttatatttaattattattcattttctttatatttcatatttacttattatttatttattcttttagtAATGTTAGGTGGTATCTTTTGGGAAAtattacattttgttttttttgtaaataataaaaatgtaaactaaatgtaaaaaatgtaatactaccatttattatatttttattcaaatttttgaatttatttattcaacttttaaatataaaatggtaataatacattatggacattttaatgtaatatttcttatattatattttttttaaaaagtaatagtGACACGTGTCATCTTTCGGGAGAAGTTTTTTTCGATGATGTGGACGTTCCCTGGAGCTTCAAAAGACTATTTCTATTAGTATAGATTTTCAATTTATAGACACATACTATCCGTTTGGGCATTTATGAAATTctctttggttttggtttggttctttCGGTTTTGGATTCATTCCGGGTTATAATTATACAAACTGATGAATACCTGATATCGGATTATAATTGTGCTTTGTATCAATTTTTCCTTTATTTCATTAGTTCTTCTTTTTTGTGGTTGATTCTTTGTAGCTTTCTTGTATCATCTTCTAAATTAAATGCAAGTTTGTTTGatcaaaaacagagaaaataattttggatattttgtttttttagatatttcagTTTGTGAGTGGTATttgtaaaatagtttaaaaatcttaaaattaaatatcattaatattttatatataaattgtgTTTTACATATTCAGATAtccattttttatttggtttcagtttggttttgatttttatattccAAAAATATAGGAACCAatagattatttattaattctttttgagttcgtttttatttctttactaGGTATTTTTCCCGCACATGCGGGAATAATCTTCTTATGAATAGTTATTTGTTTATCTTTTACTAATTCAAAAATcagtataaaaataattagttatgttttaaaaaaaatttaaatcaaacacaagatatatatatgataaaaatcatcaaaatatatatgtttattattatgataaacCTTTAAAGCACTtgtatataagaaatattttatacaaatatgttttattgattaatatttaattataaatttttctatgttaatgttttataatagaaatattatttccaGATGACaacaatatatagatatataagaatcgtcttaatttttcaaaataatatgttttattttgatgatcttatcatattagtttatattcaattagattatataatttataatataatattattaatatacaattattttaattataatataaaagtaCCGAAAATGAAGGAAAACATGGCACATAAACAAATGATTGATtgatatttaattgtaaattgttttatgtcttaatattttataatataaaaattgtattcaaCAGATAATAACACAATATCTATATGAgaattatctttaaaaaactattttcgataatttatcacattaatttataatcaattaattaatataaaatataatataatattattaatataaatttgtttataagtatatgataattatcttattttttctaaaaataatttttttgataatttatcacattattttataatcaattagGTAATATCTAAAATCAAGGAGAATATGacataagcaaaatcacttcataaataatagttgttttattatttcttaatattttataatataaaattgtgttttctagataataaaaaatatctatatgagaattatcttatttttaaaataatattttttgataatttatcatattaatttataaccaattaggtaatataaataattaagatctaatattattaatataaaactcGTTTATAAGTATATGAGAACTatcttattttctaaaacactatttttttgagaatttttcacattaatttataatcattaggtaatataaaatataatataatattgttaatataaaattctttttaattatataataagttaaatacctaaaatcatggagaacatgacacatAAGCAATTGTATTTTctagataataacaaaatatctatatgagaattatcttattttttaaataatatttttgataatttatcatattaatttataaccaattaagtaatataaatatttaagatctaatattattaatataaaattcgttTATAAGTATATGAGAACtatcttatttttctaaaaaaatatttttttgagaatttatcacattaatttataatcattaggtaatataaaatataatataatattgttaatataaaattctttttaattatataataagttaaatacctaaaatcatggagaacatgacacataagcaaaaccacttcataaataatagtatagatatggcTTCAACTTCCTTTTGGTTTTAATTAGGCTTAAAATTTATCATTGCACTTGAACCAGATTATACATAGGTTACCTAATTCAAAATGAGTGAACAAACCGACTTTCATCAattttcggttcaaattttgcAATCAATTCTATGATTTAACACTGAACCGTATTTTACACTACCCAACTACTTctgtttggtttaaaattttgcaaTCAATTCTATGATTTCAGACTGAACCGTATCTTACGCTACCCAACTACTTCTGTTTGGTTTagaatttaatcaaaaaaaaaaattaccatgCGGCTGTATGTCCAAGCCTCATTTTAACCATTATTGTTCGGTTCACTATCTGAATTAGTTTCAGGTGCAGAATTTTTCTTATAACGGTTCAGTTCGGTTCTCATATCTCGTTTGGTTTCGCTGAGGTACCTAAAACATTTGGTCCTGTTTAGGAGCATATTGGGACTAACTGTTTACTGTTTAGCCTGAGTTAAAAGAATATATGGTTCGGTTCATTCCTATATACGAATATAATCTAactcaaaattaattaaactaaaaGTCTGAACAAAAGTAGGCCTCAGAGATCTTGGTGGTTAACCAATCATCAGTGAAGAACAACGTGTTGTCCTTCATCAAGAGTAGCAAATATTTTCTAACATCACTGGCCACTTCAAAAAATATtgacaaattcaaaattcagAATAAAATTGAAAAGTGAAAAAGGGgacaaaattgttttaaatgatGATGAATCGGAAGTAGCTGGTTTGTGATCACATATTTCCCGAAGGAAATCAATGGGAATCCGAATGATTTCTTTCGTCATCTCTCATCatcaaaacatatttaaaatttcataaagaCAATAAGCAGAACAGCAAAACCTGCTAAACAGACGACAAGGGATAGATATAAGAGACCAAAGATGCAAACATTAAAACTTAggagtgatgatgatgagtcaAAAGTAGCTGGTTTATGATCACATCTTTCCACGTAGGGAAATCAATGGGAATCCGAATGATTTCTTTCATCATCCTCACCACCATATAGCTCCCCCCCAATATTTCGAAAAATTCAAAAACGAATACTAGCTATATCACACAGCATTCCAATTAACGACTAAAAGATAAAAACCATAGAACAAAGAAACGATAAGAGACAGAGTAATGAAGCGAGATACGACTATGCCGTTTTAGTTCTTAGCAAAGAAGCCATAAATATATACGACGACGATAAACGTTGAAGGAGCCCTAATCTCTGCGCTTGATGAAACGCTGCAGTATTAAGGGCTCATGGGTTTGATCTTCTCTTTGTGGGCCGAGTCTATTCCACTCCTGATATCTAATAAATACAACTTTTTCGCAATATGTGACATACATAGGTGGATAGGACGAAAACGTTTCGtgaaaaagccaaaaaaaaaaataaaacttggcCTATACAGGTTTCGAACCTGTGACCTTCGCGTTATTAGCACgacgctctaaccaactgagctaataGGCCTGTACGTTCAACATTAGTGTGGAAAGGATATAACTAAAATTCGTATTAGAATTATCTTCATTTTATCTTCAGCATTTCTCTGTTTGCATGATAGTGTAAAGGACAACACTATAATATAATCTGAACTACTAATCACTTATCTCAGTTAATGCCAGAATCTTATTATATTTGATGCACCAATGTTACATTTCTACTATAAGTTTTGCCTCTGGTTTATAGAATTAAAAGATAAGTCTCgcttcatatatttttttaacaatgttacaaaataatttgtataataCAATCAAGGCAGAACATTTTCTTAGCACACTGCATTAACATAAACTGGAAATGAGTAAACTTCAAGGTAGAATCTATTGAAGATGTTCCAAGAACTCTGAGATCACACTGAACTTCCAGAAACCTGGAGAAGGAGATTAACTAACGTTTTAAAGATATGCCACCAAGTTGTATGATGATGATTATATGAAACAAAAACGTAAGCAAGACAAGACAACATTTTGATTATTACCCTGTCTCGAGCAAACTCCATAAGACTGCCATATGATCTGTCCCATATGCCAATGAAGAGAGACTCAGTGTCAGGACTAAAGGAGATTCCTGATATCTCACCAAAGAAATCAATCTCTTGCTCTTTCATGTATCCTGTGTCCGTGTTGTAAATGTGGACAAAGTCTGCCGCCTCAGCCATGGCCATGTACTGACCATCAGAGGTGAACTTGATCGAGCGGATGGCTCCGAGGTTTCCCTTTAAGACTGCTACAGATTTAGATAGATTCCTTACGTCCCATACACGGCAGGTCTTGTCCTGGTTCCCAGTGGCAAAGGTCAGTCCATCAGGATGCCAAGCTGATGCGAAGGAATAGTCTAAGTGGCCAGTTAACTTCCCCACCGTctgaaaaaaaactcaaagatATATAGTCTGAGACTCTATTGATGCATCAGACAAAGTGAGTTAGCTGAGAAAATGTTAAAGTACCTCCCCGTTGTTTGAGTCCACCAACAAACCATCCAGGTCATCTCCCACGATTGTTAATAGTTTCCCATCAGGACTAACGGAGGAATGCTGCCATAATTTCAAATTCAATCACCAAAAACACAATCAAATGGTGAGAAGTTAAAGGAGAAGTAAGCTCACATTAACTGGCCAGGGGCAATGGAAGTGCTGGACTAGCTGATAAGTTTCCATATCAAAGTTTCTGACTCCACCGTCATTACTTGAGACCATGAAATGAAGTGCACCACTATATACAAAAATTCATTAAGAAGTTCCTTATTTTAGAATCGGTTACTAAACTGGGAAGGTCCTAAAACATGCAACATAGCAAGGAGAAGTGATACCTAGAGTTCTTGTGTATATTAACCGAATTAGTTATGGCGTTTTCTTCACAAGTCAAGCGGTAGCAGAAGCTCACACCAGGCCTATCAAGATGCTgcattcagaaaaaaaaaacatgaacagATATGATTTCAAAGCAGATTCTATATGCATGAATCAGATCAAGCTAACCTTGCAAATGAGTTCCCCAGAAAACCCACCAGCAACAACCATCCCATCTTTTACTGCCAGACTGCTAACTTGTGTCTTCGAAAACCCTTCCAGCAAACTTCCAGGATGTTCCTGAACAAAAGTCATATCAAGAACAATAGGCTTTGAGaaatcaagaaagaagaaagaaaagagaaacacAAGTTAGTAGAAGCTAAAAATGAGTTTGAGAAAAGCTCACACCTCAGAAGGGGTCACATGACCAGCAAGATCAAGAACTTCATCCCCACTACTTGTTAAAGAAGACCAATGAGTGATAGAGTGGTTGGACATCAGGTAAACATCATGGTTAGATGTAGCCCACACCAACTCCGTCAGCTGCAAAAGGGAAAAGAAGAACAAATCAGCCAATATTTAATAGATGGAGGATAGATGCAGAAGTAGCATTTGACAAACCTGGAAATGGAGAATAGTTGGTTTTACGGATCTAAAATTCTTCTTGAACATATAGAAAGAGCTTCCTTTCTCAGTCTTTAAACAGTCCTGGTTCCCCAAATGGGCAGAAACAGAGTGAGAACCCAAAGCAGGATCAATAGATAAAATACGAAATGTAACTCCTCAAACCTTCCCAGCTGCCTCGCCTGAGTTTGGAATGTTTTCATAGTTTCTATAGGATTGTAGCCTACTTTTTGTGTGTTCTTCTCTGGTGACACTAAGCTTATCCCATGAGATTCCCTGAATGTCGTCCTTTCTGTTAGGAGCTTGATCAGCAGTTGTATCAGCAGAATACATAAGATtctcaaaatcttttttttttttttgaatgaatgcaaaatttattcaaTCAAAACTTTATGTACATCAGGTGCTTCTGTTTTtcctttgaaaaaaaaaatcaaaaaaattggTGCTAAATAAGACTATCCAGcttcttcctctctttcttGTAACCCAAACCAGGTGGTCAATCCTTCTTCAAGATACTTCTTGCCTTTGCCTTTAACTGATAGCAGTTTGAGTCTCATCGTTTTGTCCACAAATCTGACTAGGCAACTGCTATCTTTCGGTTGCTCTCCATGCCTTCGTGCATTCCGTTCTCTCCACACTGTATGCATTGTGAGCTGCAGAGTGTACCGGAAAATAAAAGTTTTGGTGGGGTTTTGTCTTGGGTTGGATATGAGCTGCTGGATCTCATTCCAGTCCGTTGTAAAATCGTTTTGCAGAAGACGTCCCATTAGTTTTTTCCAGATCTCCCCTGAGTACCTACAGTCAAAGAATAAGTGGCAACAGGATTCCAGCTCTTCATTACACAACACACAGAGCGGGTTAATTGCATTGCTCCAATGCTGCATTCTGTCTGCCGTTTGTAAGATTCTCAAAATCTGCACCCAAAGTATCATTATCCTCCATATTTTCAGCTTCAGCTTCTTCACTGTGGTACTCAGACATGTTTAAAGGTCTGAAAAGTCTCAGAATCAAAAGAGAAAACGTTAGTTCAGTTCTGTTCCAAATCTGTGGTATCTCCAAGACACACAAGATAAGTAGATGGTCGTGTAGGATCCAACAAAAAACCATTTTCAACAAATgatattagaagaaaaaaagtattAGTGGTAGTACTAGGATAAAGCAGAAACGGACTAACAAGAGTTAACAACGATCCGTTGACTTAAAGTATATACCAAAGTCAAGTCAAAGCACGGAAGCTAGCTGTAGAGTCACGTAGATCATCAACAACTCAGATAGCCTTAGACTCAGTAAAGGATGGAGAAACTAAAAACATACCTTGTTGAGTTGATGCTCTCAAGATGGTTTCAGGTTCTGATCTTCTACTTCCTTTGATTCACtaagtttttcttcttttgaaacTTCCGACTTGATTAAAAAAGCTTAATAATTATCACGGCAAATCCAACAGTACAAGGATAAGCCCAAGAAAATAGATTTGTTTGGATGAGAAATAAGCCTCATATAAAAGCCCTTTAAGGCATATGTTTAAATGGTACCCTTCATTGGCCTCCTCTGCTACCAGAAGAAGGGTACAAAGAAAACTGGACAATGTATGAAAAGGGAGGGCCTTGAAAATCAAATGACAATCCAAGGAGGCTTAATGTTAAATGGTATAGACATACAAGCAACCTATCTTTTTTTGGCTATGCAGCTTCTTCCTCTCGTCTCTTACCAAAAGTAAAGCTGGTTCAGACtctaaacaaaacaagaaaagaacACATTCACGGTTTTAACTTGTACATTTGCCAGATAAATGTCTACTAAGCATCATACAACAACAGAAGGCTAAGGGGGAGAGTCTCAGTATGTGCCATGTGATCAGAAAGGAGTCTAGGCTTTCACCTCCTCATCACTAGCAGACCCTCCTTTCTCCTTCTCTGCATCctcttctttctccttcttACTACCAGCAGACCCTCCTGCTTTCTCCTTATCTGCATCctcttctttctccttcttACTACCAGCAGACCCTCTTGCTTTCTCCTTCtctgcatcttcttctttctcctcctctatcttctcttcttcagCCTCTTCAGCTAACTTGGTGAGCTCATTTTGGATCATCAGCTTTATAGATGACTTTCTTGGGGTGAGATCCTCTTTGAACTCCTTAGCTGAAATATGAGTAAAACAATGTGTTTTTACCAGAATTTAACCAGAAATCACTGAAGAAAATAATGACTCAGTGAAACCAATCTGTTCATACCAAGTTCGTTGAGGATGTCCGTGAATGTAGCCTGCAGAAGAACAACAATGCTCTTATAAGGCTATTTACATATAGAAGATGATTCACAGTGTGTATAGATATCTTATCAGATTTCAGAAAATGCAGGATTTTTCATATAACCAAGAAGTTTGCTCTGGAGAATCCCAAGTAGTTGAATATCAAAGGCTTAACATACGAACTCACCGTATTAAAGTCCACCCTTTTCAATATCTTAACGATTGCATCTTTCAGCACTTTATCGCTTGGCCCTTTGGTCTTTTCTTTCCCTTTTCCAGCCACTTTTACATCTAGCATAGGCACAAACATAGATAAACATGGTGTCAAAAGACATAAGTGGCTGCAATATTGGCTTTGCCTAGCTTATGCAAAACAGAGTACCCTGCACTCTCACACACACATGATGTATTATTCTACCT from Raphanus sativus cultivar WK10039 chromosome 8, ASM80110v3, whole genome shotgun sequence includes:
- the LOC108822234 gene encoding uncharacterized WD repeat-containing protein C2A9.03-like encodes the protein MSEYHSEEAEAENMEDNDTLGADFENLMYSADTTADQAPNRKDDIQGISWDKLSVTREEHTKSRLQSYRNYENIPNSGEAAGKDCLKTEKGSSFYMFKKNFRSVKPTILHFQLTELVWATSNHDVYLMSNHSITHWSSLTSSGDEVLDLAGHVTPSEEHPGSLLEGFSKTQVSSLAVKDGMVVAGGFSGELICKHLDRPGVSFCYRLTCEENAITNSVNIHKNSSGALHFMVSSNDGGVRNFDMETYQLVQHFHCPWPVNHSSVSPDGKLLTIVGDDLDGLLVDSNNGETVGKLTGHLDYSFASAWHPDGLTFATGNQDKTCRVWDVRNLSKSVAVLKGNLGAIRSIKFTSDGQYMAMAEAADFVHIYNTDTGYMKEQEIDFFGEISGISFSPDTESLFIGIWDRSYGSLMEFARDRVSGSSV